In the genome of Fluviispira vulneris, one region contains:
- a CDS encoding ABC transporter substrate-binding protein/permease, producing MLKNRNFFVTLFCFFFSLQAFCKEKEILRWGSDANSGAPYVFRDAKNPEKIIGLDVDIIKAVAKKLNMQPVFVQNLWDGLIPGLNAGNYDLVIDGLEIIEERKQSISFSRPYYITYEQLVVNKNNHEISELNDLKGKRVATLPASLAYKILEDVGGVNIKKYGEEVNAYADLAAGDRLDAVLLDAPIAQYYAKHNPKLKFVGPPIGYMKYGIAFKKDNIVLKNKVNKALDALIKDGTIQSILEKWGLWNSKIAEAWGVDPEPKSEDIGYKDYLRSMNLERTFIDKVKLYVDFLPLLAKGAVRTLEISILAMVVAVVFGLFIALIRLYAHPILSKIALTYVEIIRGTPLLIQLYLIFYGLPNLGIKLDPFLAAVIGLGMNYAASEAENYRAGISSIPHSQMDAAFALGMSRLESLRHIVIPQAMRVVIPPVTNDFIALIKDSSLVSVITLVELTTVYGQLASTYFDYLGIGLLTAAMYFLIGLPFARLSRMAEKYYSVNYKKQLKGVQS from the coding sequence ATGCTGAAAAATCGAAACTTTTTTGTTACTTTATTTTGTTTTTTCTTTTCGCTTCAAGCATTTTGTAAAGAAAAGGAAATTCTTCGCTGGGGCAGCGATGCGAACAGCGGCGCCCCTTATGTTTTTCGCGATGCTAAAAATCCTGAAAAAATAATTGGACTTGATGTTGATATTATTAAAGCAGTTGCTAAAAAACTCAATATGCAACCTGTTTTCGTGCAAAATCTTTGGGATGGACTTATTCCTGGTCTCAATGCGGGCAATTACGATTTGGTGATCGATGGTCTTGAAATAATCGAAGAAAGAAAACAATCAATCAGCTTTTCACGCCCCTATTATATCACTTACGAACAACTTGTCGTTAATAAAAATAATCACGAAATTTCGGAATTAAATGACCTAAAAGGAAAAAGAGTCGCTACTCTCCCTGCATCTTTAGCATACAAAATTCTCGAAGACGTAGGTGGTGTTAACATAAAAAAATATGGTGAAGAGGTTAATGCATATGCAGATCTTGCAGCAGGAGATCGTCTCGATGCAGTTTTACTTGATGCACCTATTGCGCAGTATTATGCAAAACACAATCCAAAACTTAAGTTTGTTGGGCCACCCATTGGTTATATGAAATATGGAATTGCCTTTAAAAAAGATAATATTGTCTTAAAAAACAAAGTTAATAAAGCCCTCGATGCGCTAATTAAAGATGGCACAATTCAAAGCATTCTTGAAAAATGGGGCCTTTGGAATAGCAAAATTGCGGAAGCTTGGGGAGTCGATCCTGAACCCAAAAGCGAAGATATTGGCTATAAAGATTACCTTAGAAGTATGAATCTTGAACGTACATTTATCGATAAAGTAAAACTCTATGTCGATTTTCTTCCACTTCTCGCTAAAGGTGCTGTGCGTACCTTGGAAATTTCAATATTAGCAATGGTTGTAGCAGTCGTTTTTGGCCTTTTTATTGCACTGATAAGACTTTACGCACATCCTATACTCTCAAAAATTGCCTTAACTTATGTAGAAATAATAAGAGGAACTCCTCTCTTAATTCAGCTTTACCTTATATTTTATGGTTTACCAAACTTGGGAATTAAATTAGATCCATTCTTAGCTGCAGTTATTGGACTTGGCATGAATTACGCAGCAAGCGAAGCAGAAAATTATCGTGCAGGAATTTCTTCTATTCCGCACAGCCAAATGGACGCAGCCTTTGCGCTCGGAATGTCACGCTTAGAATCTCTCCGTCATATTGTCATTCCACAAGCAATGCGTGTTGTAATTCCTCCAGTTACCAATGATTTCATTGCTCTGATCAAAGATTCTTCCCTAGTCTCTGTCATCACATTGGTTGAGCTGACTACTGTGTACGGACAACTTGCATCAACTTATTTTGATTATTTGGGAATTGGACTTCTCACAGCAGCAATGTATTTTTTAATAGGATTACCATTTGCGCGTCTTTCCAGAATGGCAGAAAAATATTACTCTGTGAATTATAAAAAACAGCTTAAGGGTGTTCAATCTTAA
- a CDS encoding M17 family metallopeptidase: MKTRVTIDLLNKIPVNCETVFNIFCEDSNSDIDFGKIIEKYKEAHFIGKVGDKKTLSQDNQTYISFGAGSTAKNDNLSGFRKAIGKVISEAKEQNLHEIIVEIIPSRNTDINYIAYVFAETVTLALYSFEHIYSNQSFPQKKMISVENIKLKFSLKNIEQETILNSIAKGINRGQSLNFARYLSDLPANQLRPKDLVTLTSEQLSKFKNIQTTLLDKSELEKQGFGGIIAVGKGSVHEPYLAIFDYNPPNAKKTVVVIGKGVTFDTGGYSIKGKKHHNEMKYDMSGAANVFSAAYTAAAEEIPIRVISMIVCVENAIGDHAQRPSDVYKAWNGKLVDVFNTDAEGRLILADAIAFSASFAPSLIVDIATLTGGASQIAGNLAAILCSNNEQMIGQVKEASALAGEKFVHLEILPEAIENIKGTVSDFTNMNNKWSEGAATMHAAAFLQAFVPNNTDWVHFDIANVSENSKDNGYLAPNSSAAYGARTIVNLLEKLAEN; the protein is encoded by the coding sequence ATGAAGACAAGAGTGACTATCGATTTATTAAATAAAATTCCTGTAAACTGCGAAACAGTATTTAATATTTTTTGTGAAGACAGCAATAGTGACATAGATTTTGGAAAAATAATTGAGAAATACAAAGAAGCCCACTTCATTGGTAAAGTAGGAGATAAAAAAACATTATCTCAAGACAATCAAACTTATATTTCATTTGGAGCTGGCTCTACTGCAAAAAACGATAATTTATCTGGATTCCGCAAAGCTATTGGTAAAGTTATTAGCGAAGCAAAAGAACAAAATTTACACGAAATAATTGTCGAAATTATTCCGAGTCGTAATACAGATATAAATTATATTGCTTATGTTTTTGCAGAAACTGTTACTTTAGCTCTTTATTCATTTGAACATATTTATTCGAATCAATCTTTTCCACAAAAGAAAATGATTTCTGTTGAAAATATTAAATTAAAGTTTTCCCTTAAAAACATTGAACAAGAAACTATTTTAAATTCAATTGCAAAAGGAATAAATAGAGGTCAAAGTTTAAATTTCGCCAGATATTTAAGCGACCTACCAGCTAACCAACTACGACCAAAAGATTTAGTGACTTTAACAAGTGAACAGCTTTCAAAATTCAAAAATATTCAGACCACTTTGTTAGATAAATCAGAACTTGAAAAACAAGGTTTTGGAGGAATTATTGCTGTTGGCAAAGGCAGTGTTCATGAACCTTATTTAGCCATTTTTGATTACAACCCACCCAACGCAAAAAAAACCGTCGTGGTGATTGGCAAAGGTGTTACTTTTGACACGGGTGGCTATTCGATCAAAGGGAAAAAGCATCACAATGAGATGAAATATGACATGTCTGGCGCTGCAAACGTATTCTCTGCCGCATATACCGCAGCAGCCGAAGAAATACCCATCCGTGTGATCAGTATGATTGTCTGTGTCGAAAATGCTATTGGCGATCATGCGCAAAGACCGAGCGATGTGTACAAAGCTTGGAATGGTAAACTAGTTGATGTCTTTAACACGGATGCAGAAGGACGATTGATTTTAGCCGATGCTATTGCGTTTTCAGCATCGTTTGCACCGAGTTTAATTGTAGATATTGCTACATTAACTGGGGGTGCGAGCCAAATTGCAGGCAACTTAGCAGCTATTCTTTGCTCAAATAATGAACAAATGATTGGACAGGTGAAAGAAGCTTCTGCCCTAGCAGGAGAAAAGTTTGTCCACCTCGAAATATTACCGGAAGCAATTGAAAATATTAAAGGCACTGTTTCCGATTTCACAAATATGAATAACAAATGGAGTGAAGGAGCAGCTACAATGCATGCGGCCGCTTTTTTGCAAGCATTTGTTCCGAATAATACAGATTGGGTACATTTTGATATTGCCAATGTATCCGAAAACTCCAAAGACAATGGATATTTGGCACCAAACTCTTCAGCAGCCTATGGAGCGCGGACAATTGTAAATCTACTCGAAAAGCTTGCCGAAAATTAG
- a CDS encoding outer membrane protein transport protein — protein MNNSIPNGANNIYGVGIGISAKFTERLGMSISYFAEYEGYSSNFKVDTVTVGTGFLNLNAGYKINDNLSLGLGFSYVQKNLTRENKLGEYFTDYFSNNIDPNEDISFIEPGKLQIGAMYSPNINFNYFSKLDLMTQLQLYYYNTEFTIFSPYSLLNENTLNTQLLSTTLSDNNSRYSHSPRFVPKIGLRLLKEYSKQYSYKLLVGTYLEPATQDNTLSRPHLTFGVINKLKYINLGFSADFGHANQDFSNYFIFCLSFGLNFDEIF, from the coding sequence GTGAATAACTCTATTCCAAATGGTGCAAATAATATTTATGGTGTTGGTATTGGTATATCAGCAAAATTCACAGAGCGTTTGGGCATGTCTATTTCGTATTTTGCAGAATATGAAGGATATTCTAGCAATTTTAAAGTGGACACTGTCACTGTTGGAACTGGTTTTTTAAATTTAAATGCAGGGTATAAAATCAATGACAATTTGAGTCTTGGTTTAGGATTCTCATACGTTCAAAAAAATTTAACGAGAGAAAATAAACTTGGTGAATATTTTACGGATTACTTTAGTAATAATATAGATCCAAATGAAGATATTTCTTTTATTGAACCTGGAAAATTGCAAATTGGTGCTATGTATTCACCAAATATTAATTTTAATTATTTTTCAAAGTTGGATTTGATGACTCAATTGCAACTCTATTATTATAATACTGAATTTACTATTTTTTCACCCTACTCACTATTAAACGAAAATACATTAAACACTCAATTACTTTCAACTACTTTGTCTGATAATAATTCGCGTTATTCACATTCTCCTCGCTTTGTGCCGAAAATTGGCCTTCGTTTGCTAAAAGAATATTCTAAACAATACAGTTATAAACTTCTCGTTGGCACCTATCTTGAGCCTGCAACCCAAGATAATACACTGTCACGTCCACATTTGACTTTTGGGGTTATTAACAAACTGAAATATATTAATCTTGGTTTTTCAGCTGATTTTGGTCATGCCAATCAAGATTTTAGTAATTATTTTATTTTTTGTTTATCTTTTGGCCTTAATTTCGACGAAATTTTTTAA
- a CDS encoding delta-60 repeat domain-containing protein, with amino-acid sequence MKEFYTKISFSFLCICLFLSGCGQNDNLFKQINSNISSARYSFLEQENLNYSIFNGILDKSFAKKGIVQTTINTKSQISSHVVLADGSVIAGGFSILNNGTSVFTLAKYNKDGSLSSSFGTGGIVQTAIGGEAAINALVAMPDGSIIAGGYSKNCANNSLFTLVKYKPDGRINPTFGSRGIVQTLIGNSTSMIRSLTLLNDGNILAAGYSLQDDKSPIMTLAKYNGYGTLVEEFGDDGIVLTQSGLSSQFFTAITLPDNSIVAGGYVNIDLFTKVYALAKYNSLGKLDSSFGANGVSLTPIGMASYVLSLAVSADGALIAGGYSEGVERISFFTIAKFDNKGNLQSNFGENGLILNQIIPNSNRSAYTCSVIVLPEGAILAGGYATGPDISSVFTMYKYDLNGNVHNNFGNNGMVQTKIGNYSYLQSLSLQKDGTVVASGYAEKLGRVAFALARYK; translated from the coding sequence ATGAAAGAATTTTACACAAAAATTTCTTTTTCTTTCTTATGTATATGTCTTTTTCTGTCAGGCTGTGGGCAGAATGATAATTTATTTAAGCAAATTAATAGTAATATATCGTCAGCAAGATATAGTTTTTTAGAGCAAGAAAATTTAAATTATTCTATATTTAATGGAATATTAGATAAATCTTTTGCAAAAAAAGGAATTGTGCAAACAACTATCAATACAAAATCACAAATCTCATCACATGTGGTACTTGCCGATGGTTCGGTGATAGCAGGTGGGTTTTCAATATTAAACAATGGCACAAGTGTTTTTACCTTAGCAAAATATAATAAAGATGGTTCTTTAAGCAGCAGTTTTGGTACGGGTGGTATTGTGCAAACGGCCATTGGCGGAGAAGCGGCTATCAATGCACTTGTGGCAATGCCAGATGGATCTATCATTGCGGGTGGTTATTCTAAAAATTGTGCAAATAACTCTTTATTTACATTAGTTAAATACAAACCGGATGGCAGAATCAATCCTACCTTTGGTTCACGCGGAATTGTGCAAACATTAATTGGCAATTCTACTTCCATGATCCGCAGTCTCACTTTGTTAAATGATGGAAATATTTTAGCTGCAGGATATTCATTGCAGGACGATAAATCGCCAATAATGACTCTAGCAAAATACAATGGATATGGAACATTAGTTGAAGAGTTTGGTGATGATGGAATTGTTCTCACTCAGTCGGGACTTTCAAGTCAATTTTTCACTGCGATCACTTTGCCAGATAATTCTATCGTTGCTGGTGGCTATGTAAATATCGATCTATTTACTAAAGTATATGCACTTGCAAAATATAACTCTTTAGGCAAACTTGACTCAAGTTTTGGTGCGAATGGTGTGTCATTGACTCCGATAGGTATGGCATCCTATGTGCTTTCTTTAGCAGTGAGTGCAGATGGAGCCCTTATTGCGGGAGGATATTCAGAAGGTGTAGAACGTATTAGTTTCTTTACGATTGCTAAGTTTGATAATAAAGGTAATTTACAATCAAATTTTGGTGAAAATGGTTTAATTTTAAATCAAATTATCCCAAACTCAAATCGTTCTGCCTACACTTGTTCTGTGATTGTTTTACCTGAGGGGGCGATTTTAGCCGGTGGTTATGCTACAGGACCAGATATATCTTCTGTATTTACTATGTATAAATATGATCTAAATGGCAACGTGCACAATAATTTTGGCAACAATGGTATGGTACAGACTAAAATAGGAAATTATTCTTATTTACAGAGTTTGTCTTTACAAAAAGATGGCACAGTTGTTGCGAGTGGTTATGCAGAAAAATTGGGACGAGTTGCTTTTGCACTTGCTAGATATAAATAA
- the gltX gene encoding glutamate--tRNA ligase has translation MTQAHKEVRVRIAPSPTGDPHIGTAYIALFNYVFTKKHNGKFIIRIEDTDQKRYRADSEAMILSALKWVGIQWDEGPDIGGPYAPYKQSERKESYREYAEVLVNKGHAYRCFCTPQRLDELRKAQQAQKLPPGYDRLCRDLPKEDADKKLAQNLPHVIRMKMPMTGKTIFKDTLRGNIEFENDGVDDQVLLKTDGFPTYHLAVVVDDHQMKITHVIRGEEWISSTPKHVMLYEMFGWEQPEFCHLPLLRNSDKSKISKRKNPTSINYYRRKGILPSALRNFLALMGWNFGDNREMFSTSEMIEGFTWDRMTLGGPVFDLKKLAWLNGQYLKQDSNEKWLANLKEVVFNDDYLLKIIPLIKERVEKFEDFIDNTAFFFQGDLSYNNAPLIPKGRTAAEVMGYLNDLVLKLDVCENWKHDEIHNIFNEYLAEKGLKPKDVFMPMRVAVTGSKETPPLFECIEVLGKDIVQRRTRLAIDYLKTIKE, from the coding sequence ATGACACAAGCGCACAAAGAAGTGCGGGTTCGCATTGCACCTAGCCCAACTGGAGATCCGCACATTGGGACTGCTTATATAGCATTATTTAATTATGTATTTACTAAAAAGCACAACGGAAAATTCATTATCCGTATTGAAGATACCGATCAAAAACGCTATCGTGCTGACAGTGAAGCCATGATCCTCAGTGCCCTCAAATGGGTAGGAATTCAATGGGACGAAGGTCCTGACATTGGTGGACCCTACGCACCTTATAAGCAAAGTGAAAGAAAAGAGAGCTACAGAGAATATGCTGAAGTTTTGGTCAATAAAGGCCATGCTTATCGTTGTTTTTGTACGCCTCAGCGCCTTGACGAATTGCGGAAAGCGCAACAAGCACAAAAATTACCCCCTGGTTATGATAGACTTTGTCGCGACTTACCTAAAGAAGATGCGGATAAAAAACTCGCGCAAAATCTCCCCCATGTCATTCGTATGAAGATGCCTATGACTGGTAAAACTATTTTTAAAGACACATTACGTGGAAATATCGAGTTTGAAAACGATGGTGTTGATGATCAAGTCCTCTTAAAAACCGATGGTTTTCCAACGTATCATCTTGCCGTTGTTGTTGACGATCACCAAATGAAAATAACCCATGTTATTCGAGGTGAAGAGTGGATATCTTCAACTCCTAAGCATGTAATGTTGTATGAAATGTTTGGTTGGGAACAACCTGAATTTTGTCATTTACCGCTTTTAAGAAACTCCGATAAATCAAAAATCTCGAAACGAAAAAATCCTACGTCGATCAATTATTACCGTCGTAAGGGAATTCTTCCTTCTGCTTTGCGCAACTTTCTTGCGCTCATGGGTTGGAATTTTGGTGACAACCGCGAAATGTTCAGCACCAGCGAAATGATAGAAGGCTTTACCTGGGACAGAATGACCCTGGGCGGCCCCGTGTTTGACCTTAAAAAACTAGCTTGGTTAAATGGACAATATTTAAAACAAGATAGTAACGAAAAGTGGCTCGCTAATCTAAAAGAAGTTGTTTTTAATGATGATTATTTATTAAAAATAATTCCACTTATCAAAGAGAGAGTTGAAAAATTTGAAGATTTTATAGACAATACTGCTTTTTTCTTTCAAGGCGATCTCAGCTATAACAATGCCCCACTTATTCCGAAAGGCCGCACTGCAGCCGAAGTCATGGGCTATCTAAATGACCTTGTGTTAAAACTTGATGTCTGTGAAAATTGGAAACATGATGAGATCCACAACATATTTAACGAATATCTTGCTGAAAAAGGTTTGAAACCAAAAGATGTCTTTATGCCAATGCGTGTTGCTGTGACTGGTAGTAAAGAAACTCCACCTTTGTTTGAATGCATTGAAGTCTTAGGCAAAGATATTGTCCAAAGAAGAACTCGACTCGCAATTGATTATTTAAAAACAATAAAAGAATAA
- a CDS encoding M16 family metallopeptidase encodes MLNSKNKIIHRYLSNGMEIYLHPSDFAPIVSIQVLVKTGSLDEEEFEGGVAHVLEHMLFKGTKKFPETGQIASTVEFEGGDINAYTTFDHTNYHLTAPAAFAKKGAELLLDVVQNSLLDKDELSRELEVVIEEIRRSRDNPNAVVSHNLFSLFYEGTNMARPVIGYQNVVEKFTRETVHNFYKKWYTPNNMIFIASGDFDSQDMYNYLEKLSYEFPPKTVPQRTRPAQLSHTQKKNPTAKIERGPWQEARVQLATLAPNLENFDMPSWDVFASILGESDSSRLIRILREETQLVTSIDCSCYTPKYPSGLLGVGFFGMAHNCLAALKTIVQEIRRLAEVPPTHEELNRVLNTLKAQRIYSRESMDGISRSAGMSLQTSQKMEFENFYMNSVSKITTKNIQEIAQKVVNQLEAGHFHISVALGNETLPDVTEKDFIESVTHAVNMTHHNTEPIETSLQKSNSPDFSKDNWIDTYDLKVSKLNTDVKQIEIPLPFGKILKINYRESKRLPITSAMLVLKGGLVYEPQHKNGVGGLTASMLTRGTKRQNYRKFIDELEDNASSISAFSSRDLFGMRFDSISENSLRTAQMMLDCLFRPEFSATEWQRIHKETLEILVAQKDSPSARLARISQPLLFPNHPYALSGMGTEKSLNNVTREDAQEFWANLFHAKEFVFSISGEFDLRSFVNLIESEFKTFLDLNYVEKSRPEPVFAPHPEETAEQVGFDELKREQAHIMLSFRSFSLSDSRRTALELAANILAGQGGRLFLDLRDKRSLAYAVSASQTPNLLAGVFTTYIATSAHKAKEAIEGLKEHIERLACEPPSEEELLRAQHSVLGSQSIESQHYNYQTSQLAMSDVYGLTFDNFLRFAERVNAVTPEMVSNVLKSLICENLPIISIVGPKETWIPQKSDKVLQWNLTR; translated from the coding sequence ATGCTCAATTCAAAAAACAAGATTATTCACCGCTATTTATCCAATGGGATGGAAATTTATTTACACCCTTCGGATTTTGCTCCCATCGTTTCTATACAAGTGCTCGTCAAAACAGGCTCATTGGATGAAGAAGAGTTTGAAGGAGGTGTAGCGCATGTTCTTGAGCATATGTTATTTAAAGGAACAAAAAAATTTCCTGAAACAGGACAAATAGCATCCACTGTCGAATTTGAAGGTGGAGATATCAATGCTTATACCACATTCGATCACACAAATTACCACCTCACTGCACCTGCTGCATTTGCTAAAAAAGGCGCTGAACTTTTACTCGATGTTGTGCAAAATAGCTTACTCGATAAAGATGAACTGTCCCGAGAACTCGAAGTTGTCATCGAGGAAATAAGAAGAAGTAGAGACAATCCCAATGCCGTCGTTTCCCACAATTTATTTTCCCTCTTTTATGAGGGAACAAATATGGCTAGGCCGGTGATTGGCTATCAAAATGTTGTTGAAAAATTCACACGAGAAACGGTCCATAATTTTTATAAAAAATGGTACACACCCAACAACATGATTTTTATTGCTTCTGGTGATTTTGACTCTCAAGATATGTATAATTATCTTGAAAAACTCAGTTATGAATTTCCACCCAAAACTGTGCCACAACGCACTCGACCAGCGCAGTTAAGCCATACACAAAAAAAGAATCCTACAGCAAAAATAGAGCGTGGCCCTTGGCAAGAAGCGCGTGTCCAATTGGCAACCTTGGCTCCTAACTTAGAAAACTTTGACATGCCAAGCTGGGATGTATTTGCTTCGATATTGGGCGAATCTGATTCCTCTCGTTTGATCCGTATTTTACGAGAAGAAACTCAGCTTGTCACAAGTATTGATTGCTCCTGTTACACACCAAAATACCCCAGCGGTCTTTTGGGAGTTGGCTTTTTTGGCATGGCACACAACTGCTTAGCAGCCTTAAAAACAATCGTACAGGAAATTCGCCGCTTGGCTGAAGTTCCACCGACCCACGAAGAGCTCAATCGCGTACTCAATACTCTCAAAGCACAGCGTATTTATTCGCGAGAAAGTATGGATGGTATTTCAAGAAGTGCTGGTATGAGCTTGCAAACTTCACAAAAAATGGAATTTGAAAACTTTTATATGAATTCTGTTTCGAAAATAACCACAAAAAACATTCAAGAAATAGCTCAAAAAGTTGTCAATCAGTTAGAAGCAGGACATTTTCATATATCAGTTGCTTTGGGCAATGAAACTCTTCCTGATGTCACTGAAAAAGATTTTATAGAATCAGTGACACATGCTGTCAATATGACACATCACAATACTGAACCCATTGAAACAAGCTTACAAAAGAGCAACAGTCCCGACTTCAGTAAAGATAACTGGATAGATACTTACGACTTAAAAGTGTCTAAATTGAACACGGATGTAAAACAAATTGAAATCCCATTGCCTTTTGGGAAAATTCTCAAAATCAATTATCGCGAATCAAAAAGATTGCCCATCACCAGCGCAATGTTGGTGCTTAAAGGCGGACTTGTATATGAACCACAACATAAAAATGGCGTGGGTGGCTTGACCGCAAGCATGCTGACAAGAGGAACTAAAAGACAAAATTATCGAAAATTTATTGATGAACTCGAAGACAATGCCTCGAGCATCAGTGCTTTTTCATCTCGGGATCTCTTTGGCATGCGCTTTGATTCCATTAGTGAAAACAGCCTACGCACTGCACAAATGATGCTTGACTGTCTGTTCCGTCCTGAATTTTCAGCAACCGAATGGCAACGCATTCATAAAGAAACTCTTGAAATTCTTGTTGCACAAAAAGACAGTCCATCTGCACGTTTGGCACGTATTTCTCAACCTCTGTTATTTCCAAATCATCCATATGCATTATCAGGAATGGGTACAGAGAAATCACTAAATAATGTCACTCGCGAAGATGCACAGGAATTTTGGGCAAATCTTTTTCACGCCAAGGAATTCGTTTTTTCTATTTCGGGTGAGTTCGATCTCCGTTCTTTTGTTAACTTAATTGAGTCTGAATTTAAAACATTCTTAGATTTAAATTATGTAGAAAAAAGTAGGCCTGAGCCTGTTTTTGCCCCACATCCTGAAGAGACAGCTGAACAAGTTGGCTTTGACGAGTTGAAAAGAGAACAGGCGCATATCATGTTGTCCTTCCGTTCTTTTTCTCTCTCCGACTCAAGACGCACAGCTCTTGAACTTGCAGCAAATATTTTGGCAGGACAAGGTGGTAGGCTCTTTTTAGACCTGCGTGACAAGCGCTCCCTTGCGTATGCCGTCAGTGCGTCACAGACACCCAATCTACTTGCAGGAGTCTTTACAACTTATATAGCAACTTCTGCTCACAAAGCTAAAGAAGCTATTGAAGGTTTAAAGGAACATATTGAAAGACTTGCCTGTGAACCTCCGAGTGAAGAGGAGCTATTGCGTGCACAACATTCTGTTTTAGGGTCACAAAGCATAGAATCTCAGCACTATAACTATCAAACATCACAACTTGCGATGAGCGACGTATACGGTTTGACTTTCGATAACTTTTTGCGCTTTGCAGAACGTGTCAATGCGGTCACTCCTGAAATGGTCAGTAACGTGCTAAAGTCTTTAATATGTGAAAATTTACCAATCATAAGTATTGTGGGACCAAAAGAAACTTGGATTCCACAAAAATCCGACAAGGTCCTGCAATGGAATTTAACCCGATGA
- a CDS encoding sensor histidine kinase yields the protein MGHTLTFENSNQNDLNFFYFFQNSKYPLFILKKNGIILKANSAANKYNLKENTDLFAFVIELEAQQAKEKLKKLENEEPLSLSVKIDFSSFPNFLLQTSWKVILLDAEHFAFSCEELHQYSPEDFLLHKGLMRIIFDSDPNLIGIVNRIGHYLFVNKALYDFAGKNNENNIEKLNKLIEEGEISLPGNDLHDKEIVQNPISEVELTTDHSGNPIWFENTKVPIQLPFGEQVQLIISKNLTKWKVTEKKLEDIHEVLDYYRKISYLGEILAKTAVDLRNPLTLILNFMNNVRQNKNEINTLELDTVQISLQTIDSFIEKIEKSFRVMRSIAKNNVSVRVENIKISDLISNTLNVLIDKLKAFDIKLNINYSGLEEQEISCQPINFNIAFRFLFLNSIDSIIISQTNENRLIEINISKKEKRISIDLSNNGAQILEEYKNKIFEPFFTTKPTGKGSGLSLNIAKNIIEQMNGTITFQSNEKKTTFTIELPCL from the coding sequence ATGGGTCATACACTGACATTTGAGAACTCAAATCAGAATGACCTAAATTTCTTTTATTTTTTTCAAAATTCAAAATATCCTCTGTTTATTCTAAAAAAAAATGGCATTATATTAAAAGCAAACTCGGCAGCAAATAAATACAATTTAAAAGAAAATACGGATTTATTTGCATTTGTCATTGAATTAGAGGCTCAGCAAGCAAAAGAAAAATTAAAAAAACTTGAAAATGAAGAGCCGCTCAGTCTTTCCGTAAAAATTGATTTCTCATCATTTCCCAATTTTCTTTTGCAAACTTCTTGGAAAGTCATACTTTTAGATGCAGAACACTTCGCCTTTTCTTGTGAAGAATTGCATCAATATTCTCCAGAAGATTTCCTTTTGCACAAAGGACTCATGCGTATTATTTTTGACAGCGATCCCAATTTAATTGGGATTGTGAATCGTATTGGACACTATTTATTTGTTAACAAAGCTCTTTATGATTTTGCTGGAAAAAATAATGAAAATAATATAGAGAAACTCAATAAATTAATAGAAGAGGGAGAAATATCCTTACCAGGCAACGATTTACACGATAAAGAAATCGTGCAAAATCCCATTTCAGAAGTTGAGCTCACCACCGATCACTCTGGCAATCCAATCTGGTTTGAAAACACTAAAGTTCCAATACAATTGCCATTTGGCGAGCAGGTGCAATTGATAATCTCTAAAAATCTTACTAAATGGAAAGTTACAGAAAAGAAACTCGAAGACATCCATGAAGTTTTAGATTATTATCGAAAAATTTCATATTTAGGAGAAATCCTTGCGAAAACAGCAGTCGATCTTCGTAATCCTTTAACTTTAATTCTGAACTTCATGAATAATGTGCGACAAAATAAAAATGAAATCAATACGCTTGAATTGGATACTGTGCAGATATCGTTGCAAACTATAGATAGTTTCATAGAAAAAATAGAAAAATCCTTCAGAGTCATGCGAAGTATTGCCAAAAACAATGTTTCTGTGCGTGTTGAAAATATAAAAATAAGTGATTTAATATCAAACACTCTTAATGTCTTAATCGATAAACTCAAAGCATTTGATATTAAACTAAACATAAATTATTCAGGGCTTGAAGAACAAGAAATATCATGTCAGCCAATAAATTTTAATATTGCTTTTCGATTTTTATTTTTAAACAGCATTGACTCTATCATAATTAGCCAAACAAATGAAAATAGACTTATAGAAATAAATATTTCTAAAAAGGAAAAAAGAATATCTATAGATTTATCTAACAATGGAGCACAAATATTAGAAGAGTATAAAAATAAAATTTTTGAACCATTTTTTACTACAAAACCAACAGGTAAGGGCAGTGGTCTCAGTTTAAATATTGCAAAAAATATAATAGAACAAATGAATGGAACAATAACTTTTCAATCAAATGAGAAAAAAACTACTTTTACAATAGAATTGCCCTGTTTATAA